The following are encoded in a window of Paramormyrops kingsleyae isolate MSU_618 chromosome 12, PKINGS_0.4, whole genome shotgun sequence genomic DNA:
- the LOC111840406 gene encoding stonustoxin subunit alpha-like — MEATSSKHLKVAALGRPFQLGMLYDGRNDCLIPGITLWDHNDLQKNTDETIQHNTEFDVIASDSVEDKTWALDVDASLKASFLGGLVEVDGSAKYLKDTKASKKQSRVTLKYKTTTKFMQLSMSHLGQGNVKHPYVFEKGIATHVVTAVLYGAQAFFVFDREVSETENQQNIEGNLQVMIKKIPSLSIEGEASLELTDTDRATVDKLSCKFYGDFALKQNPVSFQDAVKVYTTLPALLGENGGNAVPVRVWLLPLEILDSSAARLVRQISVRLINKTQRVIEDFNDIEMQCNDVTTRKVISYFPEFDQKIKSFKDMCLEYKSVFQRSLSSILPSIRGGGTEECVLANILTKKEQSPFNSNKLKEWLDCKEQEINLLQLYTDMMEDTKIVASKSELQSEIFKNRDKNVVCFAFTSLGEEEPYLSCLRSHLTALSTAKLTEPTEEDGKDVEPCEFYFSDAVSEKIKEQVNLFIDFAKANKENKKTHFIAASIPNDEHKGASIYLYKDGIKKSDHFEPPSKPERLNASDVTHDSVTIMLSQPQYGSSEITHYLVEYCANESDGWQFIKVPKSNLECTVSGLLPHTDYRFRYKAVCLAGVSLTSEADSIKTLPTSPPGKPRQTYNEIM, encoded by the exons ATGGAAGCCACTTCAAGTAAGCACCTGAAGGTGGCAGCTCTTGGAAGACCCTTCCAGCTGGGGATGCTGTATGATGGGCGTAATGATTGTCTCATTCCAG GAATTACATTGTGGGATCATAATGACCTTCAAAAAAACACAGATGAAACAATTCAGCACAACACAGAATTTGATGTCATTGCATCTGATTCTGTAGAGGATAAGACATGGGCTTTGGATGTTGATGCTTCGCTAAAAGCAAGTTTCTTAGGGGGACTGGTTGAGGTTGATGGATCTGCCAAATATCTTAAGGACACAAAGGCTTCGAAAAAACAGTCACGTGTCACCCTGAAGTATAAAACAACTACAAAGTTCATGCAGCTGTCTATGAGTCACCTTGGACAAGGAAATGTTAAACACCCATATGTGTTTGAGAAGGGAATAGCGACACACGTGGTAACAGCAGTGCTGTACGGTGCTcaggcattttttgtttttgatcgAGAAGTGTCAGAAACCGAGAACCAACAAAACATTGAGGGGAACCTGCAAGTGATGATAAAGAAAATACCATCCTTGTCAATTGAAGGGGAGGCTTCCTTAGAGCTGACAGACACTGACAGAGCTACTGTTGATAAGTTGTCTTGTAAATTCTATGGGGACTTTGCTCTGAAACAGAACCCTGTTTCCTTCCAGGATGCTGTAAAAGTATACACAACACTTCCAGCTCTGCTGGGTGAAAATGGGGGAAACGCTGTGCCAGTCAGGGTGTGGTTACTCCCCCTGGAAATCTTAGATTCTTCTGCTGCCAGATTAGTGCGTCAGATCAGTGTcagattaataaataaaacGCAGCGTGTGATAGAGGACTTCAATGATATAGAAATGCAATGCAATGATGTTACAACCAGAAAGGTTATTTCATACTTTCCTGAATTTGATCAAAAGATAAAATCCTTCAAGGATATGTGCTTAGAATACAAATCAGTGTTTCAGAGATCTTTGTCAAGCATTCTACCATCAATTCGTGGAGGTGGAACAGAGGAATGTGTGCTTGCAAACATCCTAACAAAGAAGGAACAGTCTCCTTTCAACAGCAATAAACTTAAGGAATGGCTGGACTGCAAAGAGCAAGAAATCAACCTGCTCCAATTGTACACTGATATGATGGAAGACACAAAAATTGTGGCATCAAAGAGTGAGCTTCAAAGTGAAATCTTCAAAAACAGAGATAAGAATGTAGTGTGCTTTGCATTCACATCACTGGGTGAGGAGGAGCCGTATCTGTCCTGCTTGCGGAGTCACTTAACGGCTCTTTCAACTGCAAAGCTAACAGAACCAACAGAGGAAGATGGGAAGGATGTCGAGCCGTGTGAGTTTTACTTCTCAGATGCTGTGTCAGAAAAAATTAAAGAACAAGTAAATCTCTTCATAGATTTTGCAAAGGCAAACAAGGAGAACAAGAAAACACACTTTATAGCTGCATCCATACCTAACGATGAGCACAAAGGGGCAAGTATTTACCTTTACAAAGATGGGATTAAAAAAAGTGACCATTTTGAACCTCCGTCAAAGCCAGAAAGACTAAATGCATCTGATGTCACTCATGACAGTGTGACAATAATGTTGAGTCAACCCCAGTATGGATCCAGTGAAATCACACACTACCTGGTTGAATACTGTGCTAATGAGTCAGATGGTTGGCAATTTATTAAAGTACCCAAATCTAACCTAGAATGTACTGTGTCTGGGCTGCTTCCCCACACAGACTACAGGTTCAGATACAAGGCAGTGTGTCTAGCAGGTGTCAGTCTAACCAGTGAAGCTGACAGCATTAAAACTTTGCCCACAAGTCCTCCTGGGAAGCCAAGACAAACATAT AATGAGATCatgtga